Proteins co-encoded in one Nitrospirota bacterium genomic window:
- a CDS encoding amidophosphoribosyltransferase has product MKFHDIHEECGVFGVYGHSEASNLAYLGLYALQHRGQEGAGICSSDGRHLHLEKSMGLVADIFSEKRLKKLPGHIAIGHNRYSTAGSSVLKNVQPILANFALGPLAIAHNGNLVNAGEIREELEKEGAIFQSTSDSEVIVHLIAHSKTGDFYERVIEALRQVSGAFSLLILRERELIAVRDPYGVRPLSLGQVDGAYVVASETCALDLIGATYIRDVEPGELLIINENGLKSMKPLTALRQASCIFEFIYFSRPDSYIFGGKNVNEMRKKFGAQLARESGVDADLVIAVPDSGVPAAIGFAEESKLPFDFGLIRNHYIGRTFIEPKQSIRHFGVKIKLNPVRQLLEGKRVIVIDDSIVRGTTSKKIVKMLREGGGAKEVHIRISSPPTVGPCFYGIDTPTRQELIASSHSVEEIRKFMTADTLAYLSLEGLKNIVPESHNFCTACFDDNYPISFPGERLAQMELFLK; this is encoded by the coding sequence CGGCTTATATGCGCTACAGCACAGGGGGCAGGAAGGCGCAGGCATCTGCTCTTCTGACGGCAGACATCTTCATCTTGAGAAATCAATGGGGCTTGTCGCCGACATCTTCAGCGAAAAGCGCCTGAAAAAACTTCCCGGCCATATCGCAATAGGTCATAACCGTTATTCAACAGCAGGAAGCAGTGTTCTTAAAAACGTCCAGCCGATACTGGCAAATTTTGCCCTGGGGCCATTGGCCATAGCTCACAACGGCAATCTTGTGAATGCCGGAGAGATAAGAGAAGAACTTGAAAAAGAAGGCGCAATATTCCAGTCAACATCCGACAGCGAGGTTATAGTGCACCTCATAGCGCATTCAAAAACTGGAGACTTTTACGAAAGGGTAATTGAGGCGTTAAGGCAGGTCAGCGGGGCCTTCAGCCTTCTGATACTGAGGGAAAGAGAACTGATCGCTGTGAGAGACCCGTATGGTGTAAGGCCCCTGAGCCTCGGACAGGTTGACGGCGCATACGTCGTAGCATCAGAGACATGCGCACTTGACCTTATCGGCGCAACATATATCCGCGATGTCGAGCCCGGAGAACTCCTTATCATCAATGAGAACGGTTTAAAGTCAATGAAGCCATTGACTGCTCTGAGACAGGCATCCTGCATATTTGAGTTTATATATTTTTCGCGCCCTGACAGCTATATCTTCGGCGGGAAAAATGTTAATGAGATGCGAAAGAAATTCGGAGCCCAGCTTGCGAGGGAATCAGGCGTTGACGCTGACCTTGTGATTGCAGTGCCTGATTCAGGCGTGCCTGCTGCAATAGGATTCGCAGAAGAAAGCAAACTTCCATTCGATTTCGGCCTCATAAGGAACCATTACATCGGCAGGACATTTATAGAGCCGAAACAGAGCATAAGGCATTTCGGCGTTAAGATAAAACTTAATCCCGTAAGACAGCTTCTTGAAGGCAAAAGGGTAATAGTGATAGATGACTCTATTGTCAGGGGCACAACAAGCAAAAAGATCGTTAAGATGCTGCGTGAGGGCGGAGGCGCAAAAGAGGTTCACATAAGGATAAGCTCTCCTCCTACTGTAGGGCCGTGTTTCTATGGCATTGACACACCTACAAGGCAGGAGCTTATTGCATCTTCACATAGTGTTGAAGAGATAAGAAAATTCATGACTGCCGACACACTTGCCTATCTGAGCCTTGAAGGACTGAAGAACATAGTCCCGGAATCACATAACTTCTGCACTGCATGTTTTGATGACAACTATCCGATAAGCTTTCCGGGCGAGCGCCTGGCGCAGATGGAGCTTTTTCTTAAGTAA
- the purL gene encoding phosphoribosylformylglycinamidine synthase, whose amino-acid sequence MSLLHFYRKPALSETKKKNLLPILRQCVASDINDIETEHCFNIETTAPLTSEELNTLRWLLEETFEPENFGDRSFLAYISEDVIARSKATKQSQNIKIATPEPTLSDKTRLLRSTRNDNSLIIEVGPRMNFTTAWSTNAVSVCHACGLKKITRIERSRRYKLVRSQESGVGSQKTTSELQTPNSELNTFLSLVHDRMTECPYPKTLETFETGIKPEPAYVVPLIEEGTSALRKINVEMGLGLDDWDVEYYYNLFVKDLKRNPTNVECFDLSQSNSEHSRHWFFRGKLIVDEKEIPENLMQIIKQPLKTNPNNSVIAFKDNSSGIKGYEIKTIIPQNVGRHSRFKEASLKYHVIFTAETHNFPSGVAPFPGAETGTGGRIRDVQATGKGAHVIAGTAAYCVGNLRIPGYKLPWEDESFEYPNNLASPLQIEIEASNGASDYGNKFGEPVIQGFTRSFGMRLANGERREWIKPIMFTAGIGQMDARHIEKGQPEKGMLVTKIGGPAYRIGMGGGAASSMIQGENIAELDFNAVQRGDAEMEQKLNRVIRACVELGSDNPIISIHDQGAGGNCNVVKEIIYPAGAKIEIRKIQIGDNTLSVLEIWGAEYQEQNALLIKPDKADIFEELCKREKVPFSFIGQITGDGYIVLHDENDGGAPVNLDLEKILGDMPQKTFKLERVQPKLEPLKLPEDITVRDALDRVLRLVSVGSKRFLTNKVDRSVTGLIARQQCAGPLHLTVSDAAVIAQSHFGLTGAAISIGEQPIKTLINPSATARLSVGEALTNIVWAKISKLKDIKCSGNWMWAAKLHGEGARLYDAAVAVRGIMLELGIAIDGGKDSLSMAAKVASKDKTETVKSPGTLVISAYATCPDITKVITPDIKQPGKSKLLFIDLGNNRDRLGGTSLAQVYNQIGNESPDVDDPKLLKRAFNAVQELISKDLILSGHDRSDGGLITTILEMAFSGNCGMEINFKMQDSRFKIQDEIIPMLFSEELGLVIEYLPKNEKKITAELKKQKIPYQVIGKTTAEKRIKISLQTPNSKLQTVLDEDMRILRGIWEETSYQLERLQMNHDCADEEKKVIFDRKGYSFNLSFIPEQTSPEIIKKAGKPSVAIVREEGSNSDREMTSAFYQAGFDVWDTTMTDFLEGKVNLDSFRGIAFVGGFSYADVLDSAKGWAGVIKFNKEIYEQFQKFYNRPDTFSLSVCNGCQLAALLGWIPWQGIEDEYQPRFIHNVSGRFESRFSAVKILPSPSIMLKGMEGSTLGIWVAHGEGRAYFPKEDILNKVEKDSLAPVRYVDDGGNITNTYPFNPNGSVNGIAALCTPDGRHLAIMPHPERTFLKWNWAWMPEEWKKELKASPWLRLFQNARQWCEGK is encoded by the coding sequence ATGAGCTTGCTGCACTTCTACCGAAAACCGGCGCTTTCTGAGACAAAGAAGAAAAACCTTCTTCCGATTCTCAGACAGTGCGTTGCATCTGATATTAATGATATAGAGACAGAGCACTGCTTTAATATTGAGACAACTGCTCCGCTTACAAGTGAAGAACTGAATACCCTCAGATGGCTTTTGGAAGAGACATTTGAGCCTGAGAATTTTGGGGATAGAAGCTTTTTAGCCTACATCTCTGAAGATGTCATTGCGAGGAGCAAAGCGACGAAGCAATCTCAAAACATCAAGATTGCCACGCCGGAGCCTACCCTGAGCGATAAAACGAGATTGCTTCGCTCCACTCGCAATGACAATTCCTTGATTATAGAGGTCGGTCCCCGCATGAATTTCACAACAGCATGGTCAACGAATGCTGTATCTGTATGCCATGCCTGCGGATTAAAGAAGATTACGAGAATAGAGAGGTCGAGGAGATACAAATTAGTCAGGAGTCAGGAGTCAGGAGTCGGGAGTCAGAAAACAACCTCCGAACTCCAAACTCCAAACTCCGAACTAAATACTTTTTTAAGTTTAGTTCACGACCGTATGACCGAATGTCCTTATCCAAAGACTCTGGAAACATTTGAAACTGGGATTAAGCCTGAGCCTGCTTATGTAGTGCCCTTAATTGAGGAAGGCACATCTGCATTAAGAAAGATAAACGTTGAGATGGGCCTTGGACTTGATGACTGGGACGTAGAATATTACTACAACCTCTTTGTAAAAGACCTGAAACGCAATCCGACAAATGTTGAATGCTTTGATTTAAGCCAGTCAAACAGCGAACATTCACGGCACTGGTTTTTCAGGGGGAAATTAATAGTAGACGAGAAAGAAATTCCTGAAAACCTGATGCAGATTATAAAACAGCCATTAAAGACAAATCCAAATAACAGTGTGATTGCATTCAAGGATAATTCAAGCGGCATTAAGGGGTACGAGATTAAGACGATTATCCCTCAAAATGTCGGAAGGCATTCAAGATTCAAAGAGGCAAGCCTTAAATATCACGTAATCTTTACGGCAGAGACACATAACTTTCCAAGCGGTGTTGCGCCATTCCCCGGCGCTGAGACAGGAACAGGCGGAAGGATTAGAGATGTTCAGGCAACAGGAAAAGGCGCCCATGTTATAGCAGGCACAGCAGCATACTGCGTTGGAAATCTCAGAATTCCCGGATATAAACTCCCATGGGAAGATGAATCATTTGAATATCCGAACAACCTCGCATCGCCTTTACAGATAGAGATTGAGGCAAGCAACGGCGCATCTGATTATGGCAACAAATTCGGCGAGCCTGTTATTCAGGGCTTTACGCGGTCATTCGGAATGAGGCTTGCTAACGGCGAAAGAAGGGAATGGATTAAGCCCATCATGTTCACTGCCGGAATCGGCCAGATGGATGCAAGGCATATTGAAAAGGGGCAGCCTGAAAAGGGGATGCTCGTCACAAAGATAGGCGGCCCTGCATACAGGATAGGAATGGGAGGAGGCGCTGCCTCAAGCATGATTCAGGGAGAAAATATTGCAGAGCTTGATTTCAATGCTGTCCAGCGCGGTGATGCAGAGATGGAGCAGAAACTTAACAGGGTAATAAGGGCATGCGTTGAGCTTGGCAGTGATAATCCGATAATAAGCATCCACGATCAGGGAGCAGGCGGAAACTGCAATGTCGTAAAAGAGATAATCTATCCTGCGGGCGCAAAGATTGAGATAAGAAAGATTCAGATCGGAGACAACACGCTCTCTGTGCTTGAGATATGGGGCGCAGAGTATCAGGAACAGAATGCGCTTCTCATCAAACCTGATAAGGCAGATATATTTGAAGAACTCTGCAAGAGGGAAAAAGTTCCATTCTCATTCATAGGACAGATTACAGGCGACGGATATATTGTGCTTCATGATGAAAATGACGGAGGCGCGCCTGTTAATCTCGATTTAGAAAAAATCCTCGGCGACATGCCGCAGAAGACATTCAAACTTGAAAGGGTTCAGCCGAAACTTGAACCTCTTAAACTTCCCGAGGACATTACTGTAAGGGATGCGCTGGACAGGGTTTTGAGGCTTGTCTCTGTCGGCTCAAAGAGATTCCTTACAAACAAGGTTGACAGAAGCGTTACAGGACTCATTGCAAGGCAGCAGTGCGCAGGGCCTTTGCATCTTACAGTATCTGATGCGGCGGTAATTGCCCAGAGTCATTTCGGGCTTACAGGGGCAGCTATTTCCATAGGCGAGCAGCCTATAAAGACCCTCATCAATCCATCTGCTACTGCTCGGCTTTCTGTCGGAGAGGCATTAACGAATATTGTCTGGGCAAAGATAAGCAAACTTAAAGATATAAAATGCTCTGGCAACTGGATGTGGGCTGCAAAACTTCACGGCGAAGGCGCAAGGCTTTATGATGCGGCAGTTGCAGTGCGAGGGATAATGCTTGAACTCGGCATTGCAATTGACGGCGGAAAAGACAGCCTTTCAATGGCTGCAAAGGTAGCCTCAAAGGATAAGACGGAGACCGTCAAATCACCCGGCACGCTCGTAATCTCTGCCTATGCGACATGCCCTGACATCACTAAAGTTATTACGCCTGATATCAAGCAGCCCGGGAAGAGCAAACTTTTATTTATTGATCTCGGGAACAACAGAGACAGGCTTGGCGGAACTTCACTTGCACAGGTTTATAACCAGATTGGCAATGAATCGCCTGACGTTGATGATCCGAAATTACTGAAGAGGGCATTTAACGCAGTTCAGGAACTTATATCAAAAGACCTGATACTTTCAGGCCATGACAGGAGCGACGGAGGATTAATCACAACAATTCTTGAGATGGCATTTTCAGGGAATTGCGGAATGGAGATAAACTTCAAGATGCAGGATTCAAGATTCAAGATTCAAGATGAAATTATACCAATGCTTTTTTCCGAGGAGTTAGGATTGGTTATTGAATATCTCCCTAAGAATGAGAAAAAGATAACAGCAGAACTCAAGAAACAGAAAATCCCGTATCAGGTTATTGGTAAAACCACTGCCGAAAAAAGAATCAAAATATCACTCCAAACTCCAAACTCCAAACTCCAAACTGTTTTAGACGAGGACATGAGAATTCTCAGAGGGATATGGGAAGAGACGAGTTATCAATTGGAAAGGCTTCAGATGAATCACGACTGTGCAGATGAGGAGAAAAAGGTCATCTTTGACAGGAAGGGATACAGTTTCAATCTTTCATTCATTCCTGAACAGACTTCTCCTGAGATTATAAAAAAGGCGGGAAAGCCCTCTGTTGCAATAGTCCGTGAGGAAGGAAGCAACAGTGACAGGGAGATGACGTCAGCTTTCTATCAGGCAGGGTTTGATGTGTGGGATACCACAATGACTGATTTCCTTGAAGGAAAGGTGAATCTTGACAGCTTCAGGGGCATAGCATTTGTAGGCGGATTCAGCTATGCAGATGTCCTTGATTCCGCAAAGGGATGGGCAGGTGTTATAAAGTTCAATAAAGAGATTTACGAACAGTTTCAGAAATTTTACAACAGGCCTGACACATTCAGCCTCAGCGTATGCAATGGCTGCCAGCTTGCGGCCTTGCTTGGATGGATTCCGTGGCAGGGGATTGAAGACGAATACCAGCCGAGGTTTATCCATAATGTCTCAGGAAGATTTGAGTCGAGATTTTCAGCAGTAAAGATACTTCCAAGCCCTTCAATTATGCTTAAGGGAATGGAAGGCTCTACTCTCGGAATCTGGGTTGCACATGGAGAGGGAAGGGCTTATTTCCCAAAAGAAGACATTCTCAATAAAGTAGAAAAAGACTCCCTTGCGCCTGTGCGCTATGTTGATGATGGCGGGAATATTACAAACACATACCCGTTTAATCCAAACGGCTCTGTAAACGGAATCGCTGCTTTATGCACTCCTGACGGAAGACACCTTGCAATTATGCCTCATCCTGAAAGGACCTTCCTCAAATGGAACTGGGCGTGGATGCCTGAAGAATGGAAAAAAGAACTCAAGGCGTCGCCGTGGCTCAGGTTATTTCAGAATGCAAGGCAGTGGTGCGAGGGAAAATAA